A portion of the Krasilnikovia cinnamomea genome contains these proteins:
- a CDS encoding inorganic phosphate transporter has protein sequence MTTTSVILALVIVAALTFDFTNGFHDTANAMATSIATGALRPKVAVALSGVLNLIGAFLSVEVALTVTNAVVKIQGKTGAPKPELLSDGGTALLLIILAGLAGGILWNLLTWLLGLPSSSSHALFGGLIGATVAGLGWAGVNWAGDGSKLDGVIGKVLLPAVLSPMIAGIVAAAGTWLVYRASIGVAQRFTDSGFRWGQIGSASLVSLAHGTNDAQKTMGVITLALIAAGQWHDTANIPFWVKVACAVAIALGTYLGGWRIIRTLGKGVVEITPPQGMAAQSAAATVILASSHLGFALSTTHVATGSIIGGGVGRAGASVRWAVAGRMVAAWLVTLPAAGLVGAVMWWIGHLIGGMGGALAIFTLLVVGSAAMYLWSRRAPVDHHNVNDEWEPAPAVTAPVPAAAAS, from the coding sequence GTGACAACCACATCGGTGATCCTGGCGCTGGTGATCGTCGCCGCGCTCACGTTCGATTTCACGAACGGGTTCCACGACACCGCCAACGCGATGGCCACCTCCATCGCCACGGGCGCCCTGCGGCCAAAAGTCGCCGTCGCCCTGTCCGGGGTCCTCAACCTGATCGGCGCCTTCCTGTCCGTGGAGGTGGCCCTGACGGTCACCAACGCCGTCGTCAAGATCCAAGGCAAGACCGGCGCCCCGAAGCCCGAGTTGCTCTCCGACGGCGGCACCGCGCTGCTGCTGATCATCCTGGCGGGGCTGGCCGGCGGCATCCTGTGGAACCTGCTGACGTGGTTGCTCGGCCTGCCGTCGAGCTCGTCGCACGCCCTGTTCGGCGGCCTGATCGGCGCCACGGTCGCCGGCCTGGGCTGGGCCGGGGTCAACTGGGCCGGTGACGGCAGCAAGCTCGACGGCGTGATCGGCAAGGTCCTGCTGCCGGCCGTACTCTCGCCGATGATCGCGGGGATCGTGGCCGCGGCCGGGACCTGGCTGGTCTACCGCGCCAGCATCGGCGTGGCGCAGCGGTTCACCGACTCCGGTTTCAGGTGGGGCCAGATCGGCAGCGCCTCGCTGGTCTCGCTGGCCCACGGCACCAACGACGCGCAGAAGACCATGGGCGTCATCACCCTCGCGCTGATCGCCGCGGGGCAGTGGCACGACACCGCGAACATCCCGTTCTGGGTCAAGGTGGCGTGTGCGGTCGCGATCGCCCTCGGGACCTACCTGGGCGGCTGGCGCATCATCCGGACCCTTGGCAAGGGGGTCGTGGAGATCACCCCGCCGCAGGGCATGGCCGCGCAGTCCGCTGCGGCCACCGTCATCCTCGCCTCCAGCCACCTCGGCTTCGCGCTGTCCACCACGCACGTGGCCACCGGGTCCATCATCGGTGGCGGCGTCGGCCGGGCCGGTGCCTCGGTGCGCTGGGCCGTGGCGGGCCGGATGGTGGCCGCGTGGCTGGTCACCCTGCCCGCGGCCGGTCTGGTCGGCGCGGTCATGTGGTGGATCGGCCACCTGATCGGCGGCATGGGCGGCGCCCTGGCCATCTTCACCCTGTTGGTGGTCGGTTCCGCGGCCATGTACCTGTGGTCGCGGCGGGCCCCGGTGGACCACCACAACGTCAACGACGAGTGGGAGCCCGCCCCGGCGGTCACCGCCCCGGTCCCCGCCGCCGCGGCGAGCTGA
- a CDS encoding DUF4157 domain-containing protein, whose amino-acid sequence MRARLEPRRDADEAIVPVAHPTRPSPRPGRLSPDQLPPDRFSLETALVAGNAAIHRLVRDTTVPPHQDRSEPADAFALATSGQAGSVPYRARMEAAFGQDFGHVDAYLGGERARAGLAALGAHAATYGNRIAFADPHPAPGVVAHELAHVLQHDGASLPERPSGVSSPGDATERAATERAAAERAATGRSVGAAPALIHRLVATAGGSWTTSAYRPVNQPGRIGAHIELHFTANDLVEATQIGLSQSVRTLSATARGGAVDTPSNARTMPDFLQRGEGDVGRGIDRRDFGRGGTIPNTNPLYGVYNVAPAGAAPAVVSAALGDVAASGGNNATGVHRRKPDGTFFPAVDAVLDDTPGRTPAFAGQQWEQSFEVAALAIDGPLAGMYLGSVAWGWRTDDAGRAKLDPAAITLVRQGPPTEAFGDAAVKWNALTFTDPTTGTVYNTVDLPIAHDIDMFDTVNLARRLVELRAEVARLPAGPDRVRRDFTRLAYERELAHRNVEVWVKVRGTEDWTGADEVYVRVSGQKKHRTKAKKLNDGDSHDFLVPLEAFTTTLPLASEVLIEVFDEDTPDADDKIVSMRWSPAMGPVKNKASMDDANYDVRVGYER is encoded by the coding sequence ATGCGAGCCAGGCTGGAGCCACGGCGTGACGCCGACGAGGCGATCGTGCCGGTTGCCCATCCCACCAGGCCATCCCCGCGGCCCGGCCGCCTGTCCCCGGACCAGTTGCCACCCGACCGGTTCTCGTTGGAGACCGCCCTCGTCGCGGGCAACGCGGCGATCCACCGGCTGGTCCGTGACACCACGGTCCCGCCGCACCAGGACCGGAGCGAGCCGGCCGACGCGTTTGCGCTGGCGACCTCGGGCCAGGCGGGATCGGTACCCTACCGCGCGCGGATGGAGGCGGCATTCGGTCAGGACTTCGGGCACGTCGACGCCTACCTGGGCGGCGAACGGGCGCGGGCCGGGCTGGCGGCGCTGGGCGCGCACGCCGCGACGTACGGCAACCGGATCGCGTTCGCCGACCCACACCCGGCCCCCGGGGTTGTCGCGCACGAACTGGCGCACGTCCTGCAACACGATGGGGCGAGCCTGCCGGAGCGGCCCAGTGGGGTGAGCTCCCCCGGCGACGCGACGGAGCGGGCAGCGACAGAGCGGGCCGCGGCGGAGCGGGCAGCGACCGGCCGGTCGGTCGGCGCGGCCCCCGCGCTGATTCACCGGCTGGTCGCCACGGCGGGCGGGTCCTGGACGACCTCGGCGTACCGGCCGGTCAACCAGCCGGGCCGGATCGGCGCGCACATCGAGCTGCACTTCACCGCGAACGACCTGGTCGAGGCGACCCAGATCGGCCTGAGCCAGAGCGTCCGGACGCTGTCGGCGACGGCCCGTGGCGGCGCCGTGGACACGCCGTCGAACGCCCGTACGATGCCGGACTTCCTGCAGCGCGGCGAGGGCGACGTGGGCCGCGGCATCGACCGGCGCGACTTCGGCCGCGGTGGCACGATCCCCAACACCAACCCGCTGTACGGCGTCTACAACGTCGCCCCGGCCGGCGCCGCCCCGGCGGTCGTGTCGGCCGCCCTGGGTGACGTGGCCGCCAGCGGCGGGAACAACGCCACGGGCGTGCACCGGCGCAAGCCGGACGGCACGTTCTTCCCGGCGGTCGACGCGGTGCTCGACGACACCCCGGGGCGCACCCCCGCCTTCGCGGGGCAGCAGTGGGAGCAGAGCTTCGAGGTCGCGGCGCTGGCCATCGACGGTCCGCTGGCGGGGATGTACCTCGGCAGCGTGGCGTGGGGCTGGCGCACCGACGACGCGGGCCGGGCCAAACTGGATCCGGCCGCGATCACGCTGGTGCGGCAGGGTCCGCCGACGGAGGCGTTCGGCGACGCGGCCGTGAAGTGGAACGCGCTGACCTTCACCGACCCGACCACGGGCACGGTGTACAACACGGTAGACCTGCCGATCGCCCACGACATCGACATGTTCGACACGGTCAACCTGGCCCGGCGGCTGGTCGAGCTGCGCGCGGAGGTCGCGCGCCTGCCCGCGGGCCCGGACCGGGTACGGCGCGACTTCACCCGCCTCGCGTACGAGCGGGAGCTGGCGCACCGCAACGTCGAGGTCTGGGTCAAGGTGCGCGGCACCGAGGACTGGACCGGCGCCGACGAGGTGTACGTCCGGGTCAGCGGCCAGAAGAAGCACAGGACGAAGGCGAAGAAGCTCAACGACGGTGACAGCCACGACTTCCTGGTGCCGCTGGAGGCGTTCACCACCACGCTGCCGCTGGCGTCGGAGGTGCTGATCGAGGTGTTCGACGAGGACACCCCGGACGCGGACGACAAGATCGTGTCGATGCGCTGGTCGCCGGCCATGGGCCCGGTCAAGAACAAGGCGTCGATGGACGACGCCAACTACGACGTACGGGTCGGCTACGAGCGCTGA